From Methanobacterium congolense, one genomic window encodes:
- a CDS encoding nucleotidyltransferase family protein — translation MLEREEFVKNIISRDKKIFKVDLETEPEYGEPEADVKREVKIIADFTEYSPLHKGHRHCMMGAKSQVPGGIFVAVVPGLFERSGRGLPYIMTRQARAEAAVAVGADIVIEGPPMGIMGSGQYSLCLAKTFHALDADHIPRGYKPFPESESEFREILSRISEGHGVAPKPYKFVDMQTKEILMEGKLDEDNYVIVSLSKSLKKIGFDFKDKFLFIKRIEGVSGTKIRNAVLSGHLDDAEDMLPPETIQVLRREMDAGRAPLHDMRDVEGILHRVNESSQDELRSLALMDDKTADSLIENGPFYGLGDVESVISQGFSRHHRQRVLSSLEAGVFKESVHNYIDRYPSVIRILKYKNKEVLKEFRKRIPHRRLEICQ, via the coding sequence ATGCTTGAAAGGGAAGAATTCGTCAAAAACATCATCTCAAGGGATAAAAAAATCTTCAAGGTGGATCTGGAAACGGAACCCGAATATGGAGAACCAGAGGCTGATGTTAAACGTGAGGTTAAGATAATAGCGGACTTCACTGAGTACTCACCCCTCCACAAGGGCCACAGGCACTGTATGATGGGGGCAAAAAGTCAGGTTCCAGGGGGAATCTTCGTTGCAGTTGTTCCAGGACTTTTCGAGCGCAGTGGCAGGGGTCTTCCCTACATAATGACCCGCCAGGCCCGAGCTGAAGCTGCAGTGGCAGTTGGTGCTGATATTGTGATCGAAGGACCACCAATGGGAATAATGGGCTCAGGACAGTACTCCCTCTGCCTTGCAAAAACCTTCCATGCACTGGATGCAGATCACATACCCCGTGGCTACAAACCCTTTCCCGAATCTGAATCAGAGTTTAGGGAAATCCTGTCGAGGATAAGTGAGGGTCATGGTGTGGCACCCAAACCCTATAAATTCGTGGACATGCAGACAAAGGAAATTTTAATGGAGGGAAAGCTCGATGAGGATAACTACGTTATAGTGTCCCTTTCAAAGTCCCTTAAAAAAATAGGGTTCGACTTCAAGGACAAGTTCCTCTTTATAAAACGTATTGAAGGGGTTAGTGGAACTAAAATAAGGAATGCTGTCCTTTCAGGGCACCTTGATGATGCAGAGGATATGTTACCTCCTGAAACCATTCAAGTACTCAGGAGGGAGATGGATGCTGGAAGGGCACCCCTACATGATATGCGTGATGTTGAGGGCATACTCCATAGGGTGAATGAAAGTTCTCAGGATGAGCTCAGATCCCTTGCACTCATGGATGATAAAACCGCTGATTCTTTAATTGAAAACGGGCCATTTTACGGTCTTGGTGATGTTGAATCTGTAATTTCACAGGGTTTCAGCAGGCACCACCGGCAGCGTGTCTTATCTTCATTGGAGGCGGGTGTTTTTAAGGAGAGTGTACATAACTATATAGACAGATACCCATCTGTAATCCGTATATTAAAATATAAGAATAAAG